In Rutidosis leptorrhynchoides isolate AG116_Rl617_1_P2 chromosome 2, CSIRO_AGI_Rlap_v1, whole genome shotgun sequence, one genomic interval encodes:
- the LOC139889618 gene encoding uncharacterized protein, producing the protein MCILQVGILWRLCKTFLFQKKVGVFVWRAKRERLPVFVEFDKRGIDLNSVLCPLCNDYVETVKHSIIECEHALSIWRKVLAWWGFGSVNLSFRNLLCGSCPIQCSDVGSKIWQAVEWTCCYQIWKNRNQKVFKKASWSPPIALSEIQVKSYEWIAKR; encoded by the coding sequence ATGTGTATCCTTCAAGTGGGAATTCTTTGGCGACTATGCAAAACATTCTTGTTCCAAAAAAAAGTGGGTGTATTTGTATGGAGGGCAAAGAGGGAAAGACTACCCGTTTTTGTTGAATTTGACAAAAGGGGTATTGATCTTAATTCCGTTCTTTGCCCTCTTTGCAATGACTATGTGGAAACGGTTAAACATTCTATAATCGAGTGCGAGCATGCTTTGAGTATTTGGCGGAAGGTTCTTGCTTGGTGGGGTTTCGGTTCGGTCAACCTTTCTTTCCGGAATCTCCTTTGCGGTTCTTGTCCTATCCAATGTTCCGATGTGGGAAGCAAAATTTGGCAAGCGGTGGAATGGACATGTTGCTATCAAATTTGGAAAAATAGGAATCAAAAGGTCTTCAAAAAGGCTAGTTGGTCACCGCCGATCGCGCTTAGTGAGATACAAGTTAAGAGCTACGAATGGATTGCGAAGCGATGA
- the LOC139892983 gene encoding large ribosomal subunit protein eL36y-like, translating into MAPKQPNTGLFVGLNKGHVVTKKELAPRPSDRKGKTSKRTHFVRNLIREVAGFAPYEKRITELLKVGKDKRALKVAKRKLGTHKRAKKKREEMSSVLRKMRSGGGTEKKK; encoded by the exons ATGGCTCCGAAGCAGCCTAATACAGGCCTTTTTGTTGGATTAAACAAAGGTCATGTTGTCACCAAGAAGGAATTGGCTCCTCGCCCGTCTGATAGGAAGGGT AAAACTAGCAAAAGGACACATTTTGTTAGGAATTTGATTCGGGAAGTAGCTGGATTCGCACCATATGAGAAGAGGATTACTGAGTTGTTGAAGGTTGGTAAGGACAAGCGTGCTCTAAAGGTTGCCAAGAGGAAATTGGGTACCCACAAGAGGGCAAAGAAGAAGAGAGAGGAGATGTCTAGTGTTCTTCGCAAGATGAG GTCTGGTGGAGGTACTGAAAAGAAGAAGTGA
- the LOC139892982 gene encoding signal peptide peptidase-like 1 — protein MEPLWKLVFLMEPAPLTLILTAIAVTFGSAFRALNYGKEMEKNRDLSEASITLDKSQALMIPVMSSLSLITMFYLFSSVSQLLTAFTTIASISSLYFVFSPYMVHVKSHFNLSDPFVSRCCSKSFTRIQALLLFLCISTVAAWLVSGHWILNNMLGISLCVAFVSHVRLPNIKVCAMLLVCLFVYDIFWVFFSEMFFGANVMVAVATQQASNPVHTVANSLSLPGLQLIAKKLELPVKIVFPRNLLGGIVPGNAASDFMMLGLGDMAIPSMLLALVLCFDHRKDKEIASVLDISNSTSQKGRKYIWYATFGYAIGLVSALAVGILTHSPQPALLYLVPSTLGPIVVISWSRKELNELWEGSTTNLTEKTYSSEV, from the exons ATGGAGCCTTTATGGAAACTTGTGTTTCTTATGGAACCGGCTCCACTTACTCTTATTTTGACTGCTATTGCTGTGACGTTTGGATCAGCTTTCCGAGCATTAAATTACGGGAAAGAAATGGAAAAGAATCGTGATTTGTCTGAAGCATCAATCACGTTAGACAAATCTCAAGCGCTCATGATCCCCGTTATGAGTTCGTTAAGTCTAATTACCATGTTTTACTTATTCTCATCTGTCTCACAACTGCTTACTGCTTTTACTACAATTGCCTCCATATCGTCTCTTTATTTTGTCTTTTCGCCTTATATGGTTCATGTCAAGTCACATTTCAATCTTTCTGATCCGTTTGTGTCTCGTTGTTGCTCCAAGTCTTTTACTCGAATACAAGCGCTTTTGTTGTTTTTATGCATCAGTACAGTTGCAGCATGGCTTGTTTCCGGGCACTGGATATTGAACAATATGTTGGGCATTTCACTTTGTGTTGCGTTTGTGAGTCATGTTCGTCTGCCTAATATTAAAGTTTGTGCAATGCTACTTGTCTGCTTATTTGTATACGATATATTTTGGGTATTCTTTTCGGAGATGTTTTTTGGTGCGAATGTTATGGTTGCAGTAGCAACACAACAAGCTTCTAACCCTGTTCATACGGTTGCAAATTCTTTAAGTCTTCCCGGGTTGCAATTGATTGCGAAAAAGCTCGAGTTGCCTGTTAAAATTGTATTTCCAAGGAACTTATTGGGTGGTATTGTACCGGGTAATGCTGCTAGTGATTTCATGATGCTTGGTCTTGGTGATATg gcTATTCCTTCTATGCTTCTGGCATTAGTTTTGTGTTTTGATCACCGAAAAGATAAGGAGATTGCAAGCGTGTTGGATATATCTAATAGTACTAGTCAGAAAGGTCGAAAATACATATGGTATGCTACTTTTGGATATGCTATTGGATTAGTATCTGCGTTGGCAGTTGGAATTCTTACTCATTCTCCGCAACCTGCACTTCTATATTTG GTTCCATCGACGCTTGGACCCATAGTAGTGATCTCCTGGTCAAGAAAGGAGCTAAACGAGTTGTGGGAAGGATCAACGACGAATCTCACTGAGAAAACATATTCGTCAGAGGTTTGA
- the LOC139892984 gene encoding gibberellin 20-oxidase-like protein, whose translation MPASQTSIQLPVFDISKPISASSLSSLSLACKEWGFFHIINHGISKDLYRKIRVLSNELFSLPYELKLKAGPTSNVKTYTPQFIASPFFESLRVSGPDYCNSAQSSAAALSNKPTLEFSEVVGGYGDKMRILSKKIAEILLMCLGEDFEKAFEPEFSNCEGYIRINNYSLPEKRIIGKDVEGLGMHTDMSCLTIVYQDDVGGLQVRSKDGKWLDINPCEETLVVNIGDLLHAWSNGKLRSSEHRVILKESKKKRNRFSLAFFWCFENDKVIYSPNEVVGDDFRAYEPFLCGDYLKFRENSERGKFEKVGHTVKDFAGIGG comes from the exons ATGCCTGCATCCCAAACTTCAATACAACTTCCCGTTTTCGATATATCAAAACCTATAAGTGCGTCTTCACTTTCGTCCCTTTCTTTAGCCTGCAAAGAATGGGGATTTTTTCACATAATTAATCACGGTATCTCTAAAGACCTTTACAGAAAAATTCGTGTCTTGTCGAATGAGCTTTTTAGTCTCCCGTATGAACTCAAACTTAAAGCGGGCCCTACATCGAACGTGAAAACTTACACACCTCAGTTCATTGCATCACCTTTTTTTGAATCTCTTCGTGTTTCCGGACCTGATTATTGTAACTCTGCACAGAGTTCTGCTGCAGCCCTTTCGAACAAGCCAACTTTAGAATTCAG TGAGGTTGTGGGAGGATACGGGGATAAAATGAGGATATTATCGAAGAAGATCGCCGAGATATTACTAATGTGTTTAGGGGAAGATTTTGAGAAGGCATTTGAGCCCGAATTCTCGAATTGTGAAGGGTATATAAGGATAAATAACTACTCATTACCCGAAAAACGTATAATAGGAAAAGACGTTGAAGGACTTGGAATGCACACAGATATGAGTTGTTTGACAATAGTTTATCAAGACGATGTTGGCGGGCTTCAAGTGAGGTCTAAAGATGGAAAATGGTTGGATATAAACCCGTGTGAAGAAACGTTGGTTGTGAACATTGGAGACTTGTTGCATGCTTGGAGCAATGGGAAATTGAGATCGTCCGAGCATAGAGTTATTTTAAAGGAAAGTAAAAAAAAGCGAAATAGGTTTTCGCTTGCTTTTTTTTGGTGTTTTGAGAATGATAAGGTTATTTATTCACCTAATGAAGTTGTGGGTGATGATTTTAGAGCTTATGAACCTTTCTTGTGTGGTGATTATTTGAAGTTTAGAGAGAATAGTGAAAGAGGGAAGTTTGAGAAAGTTGGTCACACAGTGAAAGATTTTGCAGGCATTGGTGGatga